The Hemibagrus wyckioides isolate EC202008001 linkage group LG25, SWU_Hwy_1.0, whole genome shotgun sequence genome has a segment encoding these proteins:
- the LOC131345550 gene encoding mitogen-activated protein kinase-binding protein 1-like isoform X1 — translation MEGSIKNRIKNLLRSPSIKLKRSRRLDKENMTNKLTLERVLGITTSGSSGLTCDPCSGTIAYPAGCVVVLLNPTKNQQKHIINMSRKTITALAFSSDGKYLVTGEYGHLPAVRVWDVADGSQVAELQEHKYGVACVAFSPNNKYIVSIGYQHDMSVNVWAWKKNMLVAANKVSSKVTAVSFSEDSSYFVTAGNRHVRYWYLEPCNSNKLTAPVPLLGRSGLLGELQNNNFCDVACGRGGKSESTFCITSSGLLCEFNEKRMLDKWVDLRTSTASALFVTEELIFCACAEGTVRVFSPSDLHFICTLPRPHHLGVDISSVTQASHLLCNKPDARYPDSVAVTYDPVNLWLSCVYNDHSLYVWDVQDLQRVGKVYSGLYHSACVWDVQICPGAKEEPLTGLTSSGLFFSCSADSTVRMWSTEPDINPTSSNLLSNDLRKVIYTACNSACLLDTEGTGTGCIEKSEEQPADSRTGIRTICVSPDGKHLASGDRNGTLRVHELNTMEEILKVGVHDSEILCLQYSKPETGMNLLATAGRDRMIHVLDVEEDYGLLQTLDEHSSFITAVRFAASEGKVRMVSCGADKSVYFRTAHRTFRGVQFNRTHHVVRKSTLHDLDVDPTCKYAAVGCQDRNVRVFNISSGKQKKSFKGSQAEDGSLLRVQIDPSGLYAATSCSDKNLSLFDFRTGEFLAAMFGHSEIITGIKFTRDCRHLISASGDSCIFIWRLAPELTINMRERLDQLRCQSGPGFTDSESRRASTSSLEMHSTLSLTTCTSESEEDDEQFEDIHIPDDHDIPRILLDADQGTSEETNDWDSSKLQESSTGSSLSEPSLPEVPHRRKRWNCRMGSFELMVKSMLELRQFDSFSKPDSPLRASEGQLSNQACSSTASLHKDTKWSKKQACPDSSWLGPSSSPEPEGVVLSSELCPNNGSLLRVYQEQEEKSHSPDRGSSMGYASGGSSPEQAHEGSDDPEPLSSDEEDEEAARGSQFHKPGSLEQERFLKQHFKTLADASILGNDAKPQRSISASFLAQGSTPRRHSQFHCKTEKKSEKCAVLKPLVSTVRPLQKDISHETNLEQRSDSCISEQLHSAPKRRKTCGVKNVSSPTMSRVVSSADNPLFKSMSALSITANSRKSVTTSLLKQASRPSTPELLADRNDSISRHPSPTGSPSPPPWESPSTIRRLKVRSYMSPTTSSRAKVSRSMSLKEGLHLNLSTGQTSLCPRSSPTSPSRASTPVLPSLSAPLPVPCNPAESRLSHGGSPPKLYSKITKSHVSARMSSPLSEFPSRSTPAPSTDFAAGTNTFAKTGVQAGDKLYTKGQVQPTKYVLPVPVSLPLSMTDSLGPKTSSHNSQHPLVDVQAYNMTCKSQCDQEPSMNMETCRQAAAELYNSVKKAIQLYTMVSSCVGNVGLEQKEMERVLMEALFAARSELEAVPGFTKASGPTVLGEGEEKTMALLEQYSQLLLQSVEKRLEHKI, via the exons ATGGAGGGATCAattaaaaacagaattaaaaatcTCCTGAGGTCGCCGTCTATAAAGCTGAAGAGGAGCCGACGACTGGACAAAGAAAACATGACTAACAAG TTAACTCTGGAGAGAGTACTTGGTATAACGACATCAGGAAGCAGTGGATTAACATGTGATCCTTGCTCCGGGACTATTGCCTATCCGGCCGG GTGTGTAGTAGTGCTCCTGAACCCCACAAAGAACCAACAGAAACACATAATCAACATGTCCAG GAAAACTATAACCGCTTTAGCTTTTTCGTCAGATGGCAAATATCTTGTTACAGGAGAG tATGGTCACCTGCCTGCAGTGCGGGTTTGGGATGTGGCTGATGGCTCTCAGGTGGCAGAGCTACAGGAGCACAAGTATGGAGTGGCCTGTGTGGCCTTCTCTCCAAACAACAAATACATTGTTAGCATTGGCTACCAGCATGACATGAGTGTCAACGTGTGGGCCTGGAAG AAAAACATGTTGGTGGCTGCTAACAAGGTGTCCAGTAAAGTGACAGCAGTGTCTTTCTCTGAGGACAGCTCCTACTTTGTGACAGCTGGAAACAGACATGTCAGATACTGGTACCTGGAACCCTGCAACTCCAACAAG CTCACAGCCCCTGTTCCACTGCTTGGCCGTTCGGGTCTGTTGGGGGAGTTACAGAACAACAACTTCTGTGATGTAGCCTGTGGGCGTGGTGGAAAATCTGAGAGTACCTTCTGCATCACGTCTTCAGGGCTGCTGTGCGAGTTCAATGAGAAGAGGATGTTGGATAAGTGGGTAGACCTGCGG ACCAGCACAGCGAGTGCTCTTTTTGTCACCGAGGAGCTGATCTTCTGTGCATGCGCTGAAGGAACTGTGCGAGTGTTTAGTCCGTCTGACCTGCACTTCATTTGCACCCTGCCTCGGCCTCATCACCTGGGCGTCGACATATCGTCTGTCACCCAGGCCAG TCACCTGCTCTGCAACAAGCCAGATGCCCGTTACCCTGACTCGGTAGCAGTGACCTATGACCCTGTTAACCTCTGGCTGtcatgtgtttataatgaccacAGCCTGTATGTGTGGGACGTTCAGGATTTGCAGCGAGTGGGAAAAGTGTACTCTGGTCTTTACCACTCTGCCTGTGTGTGGGATGTGCAG ATATGCCCTGGAGCTAAAGAGGAGCCTCTGACGGGGCTCACTTCTTCAGGGCTGTTCTTCAGCTGCTCTGCAGACAGCACTGTCCGCATGTGGAGCACAGAGCCAGACATCAACCCAACCAGTAGCAACCTTCTGAGCAAT GATCTACGGAAGGTGATTTATACAGCCTGTAACAGTGCGTGCCTGCTGGACACAGAGGGAACAGGCACCGGCTGCATAGAGAAGTCAGAGGAGCAGCCTGCAGACAGCCGAACGGGCATCAGGACCATCTGCGTGAGTCCAGATGGCAAACATCTGGCCTCAGGAGACCGGAATGGCACACTAAG AGTTCATGAACTTAACACTATGGAGGAGATTCTTAAGGTGGGGGTGCATGACTCTGAGATCCTGTGCCTGCAGTACTCCAAACCTGAGacag GAATGAATCTGTTGGCGACGGCGGGTCGAGATCGCATGATTCATGTCCTGGATGTTGAGGAAGACTACGGTCTGCTGCAGACCCTGGATGAGCACTCCTCCTTCATCACAGCTGTTCGCTTCGCCG CCAGTGAGGGGAAGGTGAGGATGGTCAGCTGTGGAGCTGATAAGAGCGTGTACTTCCGCACTGCCCACAGG ACTTTCAGAGGAGTACAATTTAATCGCACACACCACGTGGTGAGAAAGAGCACTCTTCATGACCTAGATGTGGATCCCACTTGCAAGTATGCAGCTGTAGGCTGTCAGGACAGAAACGTCAG AGTGTTTAACATAAGCAGTGGGAAACAGAAAAAATCCTTTAAAGGCTCTCAGGCTGAAGATGGCAGCCTTCTCAGG GTTCAGATTGACCCGTCTGGCCTGTATGCGGCCACCAGCTGCTCAGATAAGAATCTCAGCCTGTTTGACTTCCGTACCGGAGAGTTTCTGGCTGCCATGTTCGGCCACTCGG AAATCATAACAGGCATTAAATTCACACGGGACTGCAGGCATCTGATCTCAGCCTCAGGAGATAG CTGTATCTTTATATGGCGTCTTGCTCCTGAGTTGACCATTAACATGAGGGAGAGGCTGGATCAGTTGCGCTGTCAAAGTGGCCCAGGTTTTACAGATTCAGAGAGCAG ACGGGCCTCTACAAGCAGTCTGGAGATGCACAGCACCCTGTCTCTAACGACCTGCACCTCTGAGAGTGAGGAAGATGATGAACAATTTGAGGATATCCACATACCAGATGACCATGATATACCCCGAATATTATTAGACGCGGATCAGG GTACTTCTGAAGAGACAAATGACTGGGACTCCTCTAAG TTGCAGGAGTCATCTACAGGTTCGAGCCTGTCTGAGCCATCTTTGCCCGAGGTTCCACACAGGAGAAAACGCTGGAACTGTAGGATGGGCTCTTTTGAGCTGATGGTGAAGTCCATGCTGGAACTTCGGCAGTTTGACTCATTTTCTAAGCCCGACTCTCCCCTAAGGGCCTCTGAGGGTCAGCTCAGCAACCAGGCCTGCAGCAGCACTGCCAGCCTGCACAAAGACACT AAGTGGAGTAAGAAGCAGGCTTGTCCTGACTCTTCCTGGTTGGGTCCTTCTTCATCTCCTGAACCTGAGGGTGTAGTGCTGAGTTCAGAACTGTGCCCAAACAATGGCAGCTTGCTTAGAGTGTaccaggagcaggaggagaaaaGCCACAGCCCTGACAGAGGCAGCTCCATGGGCTATGCCAGTGGAGGATCCAGCCCAGAGCAGGCTCACGAAG GCTCAGATGATCCTGAGCCACTCAGCAgtgatgaggaagatgaggaggcAGCAAGAGGAAGCCAATTTCACAAACCAGGGAGTCTTGAACAAGAGCGTTTCCTCAAACAACACTTTAAGACACTGGCTGATGCCAGCATCTTGG GTAATGACGCCAAACCTCAACGCAGCATTTCAGCATCCTTCCTTGCCCAAGGCTCCACCCCCAG GAGACATTCCCAGTTCCACTGCAAGACTGAAAAGAAGTCTGAAAAATGTGCTGTATTGAAGCCGTTGGTGTCTACAGTACGTCCCTTGCAGAAGGACATCAGTCATGAGACGAACTTGGAGCAGAGATCAGATTCCTGCATTTCAGAGCAGCTACACTCAGCCCCTAAGAGGAGGAAAACTTGTGGTGTGAAGAATGTGTCAAGCCCGACAATGTCCAGGGTGGTCAGCTCTGCAGACAATCCACTTTTTAAATCCATGTCAGCACTCAGCATTACAGCAAACA GTCGAAAGTCTGTAACGACATCCCTATTGAAGCAAGCGTCTCGACCTTCCACACCCGAGCTACTCGCAGACAGGAATGATTCAATATCCCGGCACCCGTCTCCCACAGGCTCGCCATCTCCCCCGCCATGGGAAAGCCCAAGCACTATCCGACGTCTCAAAGTGCGCTCATACATGAGTCCCACAACCAGCTCCAGAGCCAAAGTCAGCCGCTCCATGTCCCTCAAAGAAGGTCTTCATCTAAACCTTTCCACTGGTCAGACATCTCTATGCCCTCGGTCATCCCCTACCAGTCCATCTCGTGCCAGCACACCTGTTTTGCCATCTCTATCTGCCCCTCTCCCTGTTCCGTGCAACCCAGCCGAATCAAGATTGAGCCATGGTGGAAGTCCTCCAAAATTATATTCTAAAATCACTAAGTCCCATGTCTCAGCAAGAATGAGTAGCCCTCTGTCTGAGTTTCCCAGCAGGTCCACACCTGCTCCCAGTACAGACTTTGCTGCAGGCACAAACACTTTTGCTAAGACTGGAGTTCAGGCCGGTGATAAACTCTATACAAAGGGCCAGGTGCAACCTACAAAGTATGTGCTCCctgttcctgtctctctgcctttgTCTATGACAGACTCACTGGGCCCTAAAACTTCATCACACAACTCACAACACCCCCTAGTGGATGTCCAGGCCTACAACATGACATGCAAGAGCCAGTGTGATCAAG AGCCCTCGATGAACATGGAGACCTGCAGACAGGCTGCTGCCGAGCTGTACAATAGTGTGAAGAAGGCCATTCAGCTATACACCATG GTGAGCTCCTGTGTTGGAAATGTTGGTTTGGAGCAGAAGGAGATGGAGCGTGTGCTGATGGAGGCATTGTTCGCGGCACGTTCTGAGCTGGAGGCTGTTCCGGGATTCACTAAGGCGTCAGGGCCGACTGTACTCGGTGAAGGTGAAGAGAAGACAATGGCTCTTTTGGAGCAGTACTCTCAGCTTCTACTGCAGTCTGTAGAGAAGAGACTCGAACACAAAATCTAG
- the LOC131345550 gene encoding mitogen-activated protein kinase-binding protein 1-like isoform X2, with amino-acid sequence MEGSIKNRIKNLLRSPSIKLKRSRRLDKENMTNKLTLERVLGITTSGSSGLTCDPCSGTIAYPAGCVVVLLNPTKNQQKHIINMSRKTITALAFSSDGKYLVTGEYGHLPAVRVWDVADGSQVAELQEHKYGVACVAFSPNNKYIVSIGYQHDMSVNVWAWKKNMLVAANKVSSKVTAVSFSEDSSYFVTAGNRHVRYWYLEPCNSNKLTAPVPLLGRSGLLGELQNNNFCDVACGRGGKSESTFCITSSGLLCEFNEKRMLDKWVDLRTSTASALFVTEELIFCACAEGTVRVFSPSDLHFICTLPRPHHLGVDISSVTQASHLLCNKPDARYPDSVAVTYDPVNLWLSCVYNDHSLYVWDVQDLQRVGKVYSGLYHSACVWDVQICPGAKEEPLTGLTSSGLFFSCSADSTVRMWSTEPDINPTSSNLLSNDLRKVIYTACNSACLLDTEGTGTGCIEKSEEQPADSRTGIRTICVSPDGKHLASGDRNGTLRVHELNTMEEILKVGVHDSEILCLQYSKPETGMNLLATAGRDRMIHVLDVEEDYGLLQTLDEHSSFITAVRFAASEGKVRMVSCGADKSVYFRTAHRTFRGVQFNRTHHVVRKSTLHDLDVDPTCKYAAVGCQDRNVRVFNISSGKQKKSFKGSQAEDGSLLRVQIDPSGLYAATSCSDKNLSLFDFRTGEFLAAMFGHSEIITGIKFTRDCRHLISASGDSCIFIWRLAPELTINMRERLDQLRCQSGPGFTDSESRRASTSSLEMHSTLSLTTCTSESEEDDEQFEDIHIPDDHDIPRILLDADQGTSEETNDWDSSKLQESSTGSSLSEPSLPEVPHRRKRWNCRMGSFELMVKSMLELRQFDSFSKPDSPLRASEGQLSNQACSSTASLHKDTWSKKQACPDSSWLGPSSSPEPEGVVLSSELCPNNGSLLRVYQEQEEKSHSPDRGSSMGYASGGSSPEQAHEGSDDPEPLSSDEEDEEAARGSQFHKPGSLEQERFLKQHFKTLADASILGNDAKPQRSISASFLAQGSTPRRHSQFHCKTEKKSEKCAVLKPLVSTVRPLQKDISHETNLEQRSDSCISEQLHSAPKRRKTCGVKNVSSPTMSRVVSSADNPLFKSMSALSITANSRKSVTTSLLKQASRPSTPELLADRNDSISRHPSPTGSPSPPPWESPSTIRRLKVRSYMSPTTSSRAKVSRSMSLKEGLHLNLSTGQTSLCPRSSPTSPSRASTPVLPSLSAPLPVPCNPAESRLSHGGSPPKLYSKITKSHVSARMSSPLSEFPSRSTPAPSTDFAAGTNTFAKTGVQAGDKLYTKGQVQPTKYVLPVPVSLPLSMTDSLGPKTSSHNSQHPLVDVQAYNMTCKSQCDQEPSMNMETCRQAAAELYNSVKKAIQLYTMVSSCVGNVGLEQKEMERVLMEALFAARSELEAVPGFTKASGPTVLGEGEEKTMALLEQYSQLLLQSVEKRLEHKI; translated from the exons ATGGAGGGATCAattaaaaacagaattaaaaatcTCCTGAGGTCGCCGTCTATAAAGCTGAAGAGGAGCCGACGACTGGACAAAGAAAACATGACTAACAAG TTAACTCTGGAGAGAGTACTTGGTATAACGACATCAGGAAGCAGTGGATTAACATGTGATCCTTGCTCCGGGACTATTGCCTATCCGGCCGG GTGTGTAGTAGTGCTCCTGAACCCCACAAAGAACCAACAGAAACACATAATCAACATGTCCAG GAAAACTATAACCGCTTTAGCTTTTTCGTCAGATGGCAAATATCTTGTTACAGGAGAG tATGGTCACCTGCCTGCAGTGCGGGTTTGGGATGTGGCTGATGGCTCTCAGGTGGCAGAGCTACAGGAGCACAAGTATGGAGTGGCCTGTGTGGCCTTCTCTCCAAACAACAAATACATTGTTAGCATTGGCTACCAGCATGACATGAGTGTCAACGTGTGGGCCTGGAAG AAAAACATGTTGGTGGCTGCTAACAAGGTGTCCAGTAAAGTGACAGCAGTGTCTTTCTCTGAGGACAGCTCCTACTTTGTGACAGCTGGAAACAGACATGTCAGATACTGGTACCTGGAACCCTGCAACTCCAACAAG CTCACAGCCCCTGTTCCACTGCTTGGCCGTTCGGGTCTGTTGGGGGAGTTACAGAACAACAACTTCTGTGATGTAGCCTGTGGGCGTGGTGGAAAATCTGAGAGTACCTTCTGCATCACGTCTTCAGGGCTGCTGTGCGAGTTCAATGAGAAGAGGATGTTGGATAAGTGGGTAGACCTGCGG ACCAGCACAGCGAGTGCTCTTTTTGTCACCGAGGAGCTGATCTTCTGTGCATGCGCTGAAGGAACTGTGCGAGTGTTTAGTCCGTCTGACCTGCACTTCATTTGCACCCTGCCTCGGCCTCATCACCTGGGCGTCGACATATCGTCTGTCACCCAGGCCAG TCACCTGCTCTGCAACAAGCCAGATGCCCGTTACCCTGACTCGGTAGCAGTGACCTATGACCCTGTTAACCTCTGGCTGtcatgtgtttataatgaccacAGCCTGTATGTGTGGGACGTTCAGGATTTGCAGCGAGTGGGAAAAGTGTACTCTGGTCTTTACCACTCTGCCTGTGTGTGGGATGTGCAG ATATGCCCTGGAGCTAAAGAGGAGCCTCTGACGGGGCTCACTTCTTCAGGGCTGTTCTTCAGCTGCTCTGCAGACAGCACTGTCCGCATGTGGAGCACAGAGCCAGACATCAACCCAACCAGTAGCAACCTTCTGAGCAAT GATCTACGGAAGGTGATTTATACAGCCTGTAACAGTGCGTGCCTGCTGGACACAGAGGGAACAGGCACCGGCTGCATAGAGAAGTCAGAGGAGCAGCCTGCAGACAGCCGAACGGGCATCAGGACCATCTGCGTGAGTCCAGATGGCAAACATCTGGCCTCAGGAGACCGGAATGGCACACTAAG AGTTCATGAACTTAACACTATGGAGGAGATTCTTAAGGTGGGGGTGCATGACTCTGAGATCCTGTGCCTGCAGTACTCCAAACCTGAGacag GAATGAATCTGTTGGCGACGGCGGGTCGAGATCGCATGATTCATGTCCTGGATGTTGAGGAAGACTACGGTCTGCTGCAGACCCTGGATGAGCACTCCTCCTTCATCACAGCTGTTCGCTTCGCCG CCAGTGAGGGGAAGGTGAGGATGGTCAGCTGTGGAGCTGATAAGAGCGTGTACTTCCGCACTGCCCACAGG ACTTTCAGAGGAGTACAATTTAATCGCACACACCACGTGGTGAGAAAGAGCACTCTTCATGACCTAGATGTGGATCCCACTTGCAAGTATGCAGCTGTAGGCTGTCAGGACAGAAACGTCAG AGTGTTTAACATAAGCAGTGGGAAACAGAAAAAATCCTTTAAAGGCTCTCAGGCTGAAGATGGCAGCCTTCTCAGG GTTCAGATTGACCCGTCTGGCCTGTATGCGGCCACCAGCTGCTCAGATAAGAATCTCAGCCTGTTTGACTTCCGTACCGGAGAGTTTCTGGCTGCCATGTTCGGCCACTCGG AAATCATAACAGGCATTAAATTCACACGGGACTGCAGGCATCTGATCTCAGCCTCAGGAGATAG CTGTATCTTTATATGGCGTCTTGCTCCTGAGTTGACCATTAACATGAGGGAGAGGCTGGATCAGTTGCGCTGTCAAAGTGGCCCAGGTTTTACAGATTCAGAGAGCAG ACGGGCCTCTACAAGCAGTCTGGAGATGCACAGCACCCTGTCTCTAACGACCTGCACCTCTGAGAGTGAGGAAGATGATGAACAATTTGAGGATATCCACATACCAGATGACCATGATATACCCCGAATATTATTAGACGCGGATCAGG GTACTTCTGAAGAGACAAATGACTGGGACTCCTCTAAG TTGCAGGAGTCATCTACAGGTTCGAGCCTGTCTGAGCCATCTTTGCCCGAGGTTCCACACAGGAGAAAACGCTGGAACTGTAGGATGGGCTCTTTTGAGCTGATGGTGAAGTCCATGCTGGAACTTCGGCAGTTTGACTCATTTTCTAAGCCCGACTCTCCCCTAAGGGCCTCTGAGGGTCAGCTCAGCAACCAGGCCTGCAGCAGCACTGCCAGCCTGCACAAAGACACT TGGAGTAAGAAGCAGGCTTGTCCTGACTCTTCCTGGTTGGGTCCTTCTTCATCTCCTGAACCTGAGGGTGTAGTGCTGAGTTCAGAACTGTGCCCAAACAATGGCAGCTTGCTTAGAGTGTaccaggagcaggaggagaaaaGCCACAGCCCTGACAGAGGCAGCTCCATGGGCTATGCCAGTGGAGGATCCAGCCCAGAGCAGGCTCACGAAG GCTCAGATGATCCTGAGCCACTCAGCAgtgatgaggaagatgaggaggcAGCAAGAGGAAGCCAATTTCACAAACCAGGGAGTCTTGAACAAGAGCGTTTCCTCAAACAACACTTTAAGACACTGGCTGATGCCAGCATCTTGG GTAATGACGCCAAACCTCAACGCAGCATTTCAGCATCCTTCCTTGCCCAAGGCTCCACCCCCAG GAGACATTCCCAGTTCCACTGCAAGACTGAAAAGAAGTCTGAAAAATGTGCTGTATTGAAGCCGTTGGTGTCTACAGTACGTCCCTTGCAGAAGGACATCAGTCATGAGACGAACTTGGAGCAGAGATCAGATTCCTGCATTTCAGAGCAGCTACACTCAGCCCCTAAGAGGAGGAAAACTTGTGGTGTGAAGAATGTGTCAAGCCCGACAATGTCCAGGGTGGTCAGCTCTGCAGACAATCCACTTTTTAAATCCATGTCAGCACTCAGCATTACAGCAAACA GTCGAAAGTCTGTAACGACATCCCTATTGAAGCAAGCGTCTCGACCTTCCACACCCGAGCTACTCGCAGACAGGAATGATTCAATATCCCGGCACCCGTCTCCCACAGGCTCGCCATCTCCCCCGCCATGGGAAAGCCCAAGCACTATCCGACGTCTCAAAGTGCGCTCATACATGAGTCCCACAACCAGCTCCAGAGCCAAAGTCAGCCGCTCCATGTCCCTCAAAGAAGGTCTTCATCTAAACCTTTCCACTGGTCAGACATCTCTATGCCCTCGGTCATCCCCTACCAGTCCATCTCGTGCCAGCACACCTGTTTTGCCATCTCTATCTGCCCCTCTCCCTGTTCCGTGCAACCCAGCCGAATCAAGATTGAGCCATGGTGGAAGTCCTCCAAAATTATATTCTAAAATCACTAAGTCCCATGTCTCAGCAAGAATGAGTAGCCCTCTGTCTGAGTTTCCCAGCAGGTCCACACCTGCTCCCAGTACAGACTTTGCTGCAGGCACAAACACTTTTGCTAAGACTGGAGTTCAGGCCGGTGATAAACTCTATACAAAGGGCCAGGTGCAACCTACAAAGTATGTGCTCCctgttcctgtctctctgcctttgTCTATGACAGACTCACTGGGCCCTAAAACTTCATCACACAACTCACAACACCCCCTAGTGGATGTCCAGGCCTACAACATGACATGCAAGAGCCAGTGTGATCAAG AGCCCTCGATGAACATGGAGACCTGCAGACAGGCTGCTGCCGAGCTGTACAATAGTGTGAAGAAGGCCATTCAGCTATACACCATG GTGAGCTCCTGTGTTGGAAATGTTGGTTTGGAGCAGAAGGAGATGGAGCGTGTGCTGATGGAGGCATTGTTCGCGGCACGTTCTGAGCTGGAGGCTGTTCCGGGATTCACTAAGGCGTCAGGGCCGACTGTACTCGGTGAAGGTGAAGAGAAGACAATGGCTCTTTTGGAGCAGTACTCTCAGCTTCTACTGCAGTCTGTAGAGAAGAGACTCGAACACAAAATCTAG
- the LOC131345551 gene encoding galectin-3 isoform X1, which produces MMNCPSPGPQGNSTWPSQSTQQPGAPVWPSQPYQPCWPYQPNQANWPGMQPTVPSWPAYQPAPPNQPVWPSPTGPSQPIPPSQPISPSQPMPPSQPNQPIPPSQLIPPSHPSQPLPPSQPLPPSWPSQLPNPTPPSWHGNPGQPGWPNQGPTGVQQHVWPPAPPTGPVSVPFNMNFPRGIYDKLMLTIKGQVKPDAKMFTVNFLRGNDIAMHINPRFNEGGKQVLVRNHKLGDQWGPEERTLQAPFPFVAGQHFEMKILCTINEFKVAVNNTPVFDFKHRIREVNQIDRINILHDVNLISVNVDTLP; this is translated from the exons ATGATGAACTGCCCATCACCTGGACCCCAGGGAAACAGTACATGGCCTTCCCAGAGCACTCAGCAACCTGGGGCCCCAGTGTGGCCCAGTCAACCATACCAACCTTGCTGGCCCTACCAGCCCAACCAGGCTAACTGGCCTGGGATGCAGCCCACTGTACCTAGCTGGCCAGCATACCAGCCAGCACCACCAAATCAGCCAGTTTGGCCTTCACCCACTGGACCTAGCCAACCAATACCACCAAGTCAACCCATCTCACCAAGCCAACCAATGCCACCAAGTCAACCAAACCAGCCAATACCACCTAGTCAACTAATTCCACCAAGTCATCCAAGCCAGCCATTGCCACCAAGCCAGCCATTGCCACCAAGCTGGCCTTCACAACTCCCTAACCCCACTCCACCATCATGGCATGGAAACCCTGGGCAGCCAGGATGGCCTAATCAGGGACCGACTGGAGTTCAGCAACATGTATGGCCACCTGCCCCACCCACGGGGCCTGTG TCTGTGCCTTTCAACATGAATTTTCCCCGAGGCATCTATGATAAGCTGATGCTTACAATCAAAGGACAAGTGAAGCCTGATGCAAAGAT GTTTACTGTTAATTTCCTGCGTGGTAACGACATCGCCATGCATATCAACCCACGCTTCAATGAGGGTGGAAAGCAGGTCCTTGTTCGCAACCACAAGCTGGGGGATCAATGGGGACCAGAGGAGAGAACTCTCCAAGCACCGTTTCCCTTTGTGGCAGGACAACACTTTGAG ATGAAGATCCTCTGTACAATCAATGAATTCAAAGTGGCAGTCAATAACACACCTGTATTTGACTTCAAGCACCGCATCAGAGAGGTGAACCAGATTGACCGTATCAACATCCTGCATGATGTAAATCTTATATCTGTCAATGTGGACACTCTTCCCTGA
- the LOC131345551 gene encoding galectin-3 isoform X2, which translates to MMNCPSPGPQGNSTWPSQSTQQPGAPVWPSQPYQPCWPYQPNQANWPGMQPTVPSWPAYQPAPPNQPVWPSPTGPSQPIPPSQPISPSQPMPPSQPNQPIPPSQLIPPSHPSQPLPPSQPLPPSWPSQLPNPTPPSWHGNPGQPGWPNQGPTGVQQHVWPPAPPTGPVSVPFNMNFPRGIYDKLMLTIKGQVKPDAKMFTVNFLRGNDIAMHINPRFNEGGKQVLVRNHKLGDQWGPEERTLQAPFPFVAGQHFEDLLFLPR; encoded by the exons ATGATGAACTGCCCATCACCTGGACCCCAGGGAAACAGTACATGGCCTTCCCAGAGCACTCAGCAACCTGGGGCCCCAGTGTGGCCCAGTCAACCATACCAACCTTGCTGGCCCTACCAGCCCAACCAGGCTAACTGGCCTGGGATGCAGCCCACTGTACCTAGCTGGCCAGCATACCAGCCAGCACCACCAAATCAGCCAGTTTGGCCTTCACCCACTGGACCTAGCCAACCAATACCACCAAGTCAACCCATCTCACCAAGCCAACCAATGCCACCAAGTCAACCAAACCAGCCAATACCACCTAGTCAACTAATTCCACCAAGTCATCCAAGCCAGCCATTGCCACCAAGCCAGCCATTGCCACCAAGCTGGCCTTCACAACTCCCTAACCCCACTCCACCATCATGGCATGGAAACCCTGGGCAGCCAGGATGGCCTAATCAGGGACCGACTGGAGTTCAGCAACATGTATGGCCACCTGCCCCACCCACGGGGCCTGTG TCTGTGCCTTTCAACATGAATTTTCCCCGAGGCATCTATGATAAGCTGATGCTTACAATCAAAGGACAAGTGAAGCCTGATGCAAAGAT GTTTACTGTTAATTTCCTGCGTGGTAACGACATCGCCATGCATATCAACCCACGCTTCAATGAGGGTGGAAAGCAGGTCCTTGTTCGCAACCACAAGCTGGGGGATCAATGGGGACCAGAGGAGAGAACTCTCCAAGCACCGTTTCCCTTTGTGGCAGGACAACACTTTGAG gatctcctcttcctccctaGATGA